CTCGGCTTTGCGCTGGAGCCGGCCCCGGCAGCCTATAGCCTCGACTCCATCCTCGATCTGGCGCTGGCCAGAAACCCGGCCGTATCGTCCGCGGAAGGCACCATCGATCAGCAGCGCGGCCACCAGACGGCTGCCGGCGCCTATCCCAACCCCACGGTCACCGGGTACATGGGCTACGGGGAAGTGCGGGACACCGGCCGGGCTAATATCCGCGAATCCCTCGACCGTGAAAAACTCACGGAATACAACGTGACCATCGGGCAACCATTGGAATGGCCCGCGATGCGCAAGGCCCGCCAAGGGGTGGCCGATGCGGGTCTGGCAACCGCCAACGCCGGCATGTCGGAAACACGGTTGCATCTGACCACGCAAGTCAAAGTCGCGTTCTACGACCTGTTGCTGGCCCAACGGGATGCCGCGCTGGCTCAACAGAATCTCGACACCGTCGAGAGTGTCACGCGGATCGTCAAGGCGCGCGTGAAGTCCGGAGAAGCCCCGCAATTCGAATCCATCAAAGCAGAAGTCGAAGTGCTGAAAGCCAAGCAACAGCTCGCTCGCGCGGATAACGCCGTGCGCATCAATCGGGCCGTGGTGGATACTATGACCGGAGGCGCGCTCGGACCGACGTATGTCATTCAAGGAGACTTCATGGGCCTGTCGAAAGAAGTCCACCTGGACGGATTGATCGTCCGCATGGGCACTCAGCATCCATCCATTCAACGGCTGTTGAAATCGGTCGAACAATCGGACTGGAAAATCGAATTTGAGCGGCAATCGAGAGTGCCCAGCGTGACGGTCAACGGCAGCTACTGGCGCGAGATCGGCCGAGAAGCGGTGCAAGGAGGCCTGTCCATCCCCATGCCGCTCTGGTACCGCCGGGAAGGAGAAATCGCCGCGTCGCTAGGCGCCAAGCGGCATCATGAAGCCGAGTTGCTGCGGACACGCAACGAACTGGCGCGAGCTATTTTCCAGCATTATCAAGACGCCAGGACAACGGCGGAATTGATCGATGTCTTCGATAAGGGCTTATTAAAGCAAGCGCAAGAGGCCTTGCGGCTCGCGCAATTCAGTTTTCAGCAAGGCGCATCGAGCCTGCTCGACGTCTTTGATGCCCAGCGCGTCCAACGCCAGATCCAGATGGACTACGCCCACGCGCGGTACGAACTGTCCGTTTCCCTAGCGCACCTTGAACGAGCCGTCGGGGGAACACTATGACGCAACTCCAAGTCAGACACCTACGCATGAGACAACAGACGCAGCCGATGACGCAGGATGCCAAGTCCCGGGGCTCCCGCCACCTGGCCGCCGCTATGCTGCTCGGCCTGGTCGCGATCATCGCAGGATGCGACCGCGCTCCTGGCGAAGCCGTTGCGGTCAAGACACCCGCGCCCACCTCGACTCCGGGACTGATTACCCTGTCCGCTGAAGAGTCCGCCAGAATCGGACTCGTCGTTCAACCGACGTCTCGAACCGATTTCCGCACCCATCGGGACTTTCCAGCCATTTTACAACCGAACGAGCATGCAGTGGCCGATATTACCACCCTGGTTCGAGGCCGCGTCGTGGATGTCTACGCAGATTTAGGACAACAGGTCGAAGCCAATGCCCTCCTGGCCATCCTCTACAGCAGCGACCTCGGCCTGGCGCAATCCGCCTATCTGAAGTCCCAGGCGAAACTTCATGTCGCCGAACAAGCCTACGCGCGGGCCAAGTTTTTGCTGCAAGAACAAGTGATCGGCGAAGCAGAAGCCCAACGCCGGCATGCGGAACTGCTCAGCATGCAGGCGGAATCCCATGAGGCGCGCGACCACCTCAAGCTGCTCGGCATGAGCGACGGCGAATTCCGCCGCCTCAACAAAAGCCGGGACATTCGCTCCCATATCCCGATTGTGGCGCCCTTTGCCGGGCGCATCATCGGCCGCAACCTGACCAGAGGCGAAGTTGTCGAAACCACCGAAAAACTGTTCGTGGTCGCCGACCTGTCTGAAGTCTGGGTGCGGGCCAACATTCCTGAGAAAGATATTCCCTTCGTCCATGCGATCCATGCCTCCGGAGGCAGACAGGCAGAGGTGCGCGTCAATGCCTATCCGAAGGAAACGTTCAAGGCCACGATTACCTATGTGGGCGATGTCCTAGATCCAGCTACCCGCACGATGCAGCTGCGGCTCGAACTCCCCAATCCCGAGGGGCGGCTGAAACCGGAGATGTTCGCCACCATCCGTCTCTTCTCCGAATCGCAGCCGGACCGGCTGGCTGTCCCAGAAGCCGCGCTGCAACGGGATCAGAACCGAACCTTCGTTTTCGTGCAACGCGCCGCGACGGAGTATGAAATCCGCGAGGTCCAAGTCGGGGAATCCAACGGCGCCCAGATCACCATCCTCGGAGGCCTCACCGAAGGCGAGCCTGTCGTCACGCAAGGCGCCTTCATCCTGAAGTCCGAGTTCCTGAAGAAACAAGTCTGATGGTTACTCGCCTGCTCGACATCTCATTGCGCCAGCGCATGCTCGTCGTGATCTTCGCCCTCATGCTTGGCATCGGCGGACTCTATTCGTTTCGCACCATCCCGATCGATGCCTTTCCCGATGTCACCAGCGTGCTCGTCCAGGTCGTCACCAAGGCGCCCGGCTTATCTCCCGCGGAAGTCGAACGCCTGGTCACCTACCCGATCGAACTGCAACTGACCGGCGTTCCCGCGCTCGTGGAAATGCGCTCCCTGACCAAAGTCGGCTTGTCGCTGGTGACCATCGTGTTCGACGATTCGATGGACACCAACCTAGCGCGCCAACTCGTGCTCGAACGCCTGATCGAAGTCAAAGAACAGCTTCCCCCCGGCACGGAACCGATGCTCGTGCCGAACAGCACCGGACTGGGCGAAGTCTTCCAATACTATCTGGACGACGCCCGCGGCCCAATCCAAGACCAGGCCCTGGCTCACCAAAGCTTGATCGATCAGCGCACGATTCAGGACTGGATTATCCGGCCACAACTGAAGAGTACGCCGGAAGTGATCGACGTGAACTCCATGGGCGGCTTCGTCAAGCAATATCAAGTACTGGTCGAGCCGGCCATGTTGCGGAAATACGACCTGACCCTTCGGGAGGTCTTCGATGCCGTGGCCAGCAACAACGCCAACGCCGGCGGCAATATTCTAGAAAAGCACGATGAGAAATATATTGTGCGCGGGATCGGCCTGATTCGGTCGCTCGAAGACGTCCAGCGCATCGTCATCAAGGAAGCCGGCGGCACCCCGGTCTTTGTCGGCGATGTGGCGCAGGTGCTGATCGACCATGCGGTCCGGCACGGCGCGACCGTGTTGAACGGAGAGCGCGAGGTGGTCACCGGGATCGTCCTCATGCTGCGGGGGGGCAATGCGCGTGACGTCGTCGAAAACATCAAAGCGCGCATCGACGACATCCACCGTCTGCATCTGCTGCCGGACGGACTGCGGATCGTGCCGTTCTATGACCGAATCGAATTGATCACGTCCGCCTTGAACACGGTCTACAAATCGCTCGCCGAGGGCGTGGTGCTGGTCGTCGTGGTGCTGGTGCTCTTCCTCGGCAACCTCCGCAGCGCGCTGATCGTCGTCGCGACGCTGGTGCTGTCCCCGCTGGCCACGTTCATCGTCATGGGCCAGGTCGGACTCACGGCCAATCTCATGTCATTAGGCGGGCTGGCCATCGCCATCGGCATGATCGTAGACGGCTCCGTGGTCGTCGTGGAGAACGTCTACCGTCATCTCTCGGAGCCCTCGTCCGCGGCAACCCCGCGCCTTGAGCTGATCACCCGATCCGTCAAGGAAGTCGGGCAGCCGGTCGTCTTCGGCATCTTGATCATTATTCTGGTGTTCCTGCCGCTGCTGTCCTTGCAAGGGATGGAGGGCAAGATGTTCAAGCCGCTCGCCTACACCATCATGATCGCCCTGCTGACGTCCCTGGTGCTCTCGCTCACGCTGTCGCCGGTCCTCTGTTCGCTCATGTTGAAACGAGGGAGCGAAGAAGACCCCTGGATTGTCCGCTTGACCAAGCGCCTCTATGCCCCATCGCTCCGTTGGGCACTGGGACATACCCGCATTGTGCTGACGATCGCGGTCGGCTCGCTGATCGGCAGCCTTGCCTTGTTTCCGTTACTCGGCAGCGAATTTATCCCGATCCTCAACGAAGGCTCTGTCGCTCCGCAAACGATCCGCCTGCCGAGCGTCTCCCTCCCCGCGTCGATCGAAATCGAGAAGCGCATGCAGCAGGCCATGATGGAGTTCCCGGAAGTGGAAATGGTGGTCTCCAAGATCGGACGCACGGAACTGGGAAACGATCCGCAGGAACCGAACGAAAGCGATCCCGTCGTCCGGCTCCGTCCGCTGGATCAATGGACCACCGCTCGCACGATGCCGGAGCTGATGCAAAAATTCCGCGAGCGATTGACCCGAATCCCGGGCGCGACGTTCCTGATCAGCCAGCCCATCCAACAGCGGGTCGACGAGCTGATCTCCGGCGTCCGGACAGAAGCGACCGTCAAGCTGTTCGGGGAAGACCTGGAGGTCCTGCACAGCAAAGCCGAGGAGATCGCCGCCCAGCTGAACACCGTGCGCGGTGTGCGGGATATCAAGATCGAACAACTCTTCGGGCAGCCCTATCTCACCATCGACATCGATCGCGGCAAGATCGCGCGCCACGCAATCAATGTGTCCGATGTGCGAGACATCATCAGCACCGCGATCGGCGGTGAAGTCGCGACACGTGTCTACGAAGGTCAGCAACGATTTGAACTGCTCGTCCGCTTCCCGGAGCAATACCGGAACAGCGCCGAAACCATCAGCAACATCCTGGTCACCGGCAGGGACGGAGCTCTGGTCCCGCTCGCCGACCTCGGAAGCGTCCGCCTTGAGGAAGGCCCCGGCCGGATCAGCCGTGAAAAACTCCAACGGTATGTCTCCATCGGGTTCAATACCATGGGACGCGATATCGGCAGCTTAGTCGCCGAAGCGCAGCAGAAAATCGCCACCCAAGTGGTGCTGCCCGCCGGCTACACCGTCGCGTGGGGCGGCTCGTTTGAAAATATGGAGCGGGCGATGGGCAAACTGCGGCTCATCGTGCCCATCACCATCGGATTGATCTTCCTGTTGTTGTACTCTACCTTCGACTCGCTACGGCAGGCGGCCCTGATTATTCTGAATCTTCCTTTCGCCATGATCGGCGGAGTGGTCGCGCTCTGGCTGACGGGGGAATATCTCAGCGTGCCGGCCTCCATCGGATTCATCAACCTCTTCGGCGTGGCCGTACTGAACGGCATCGTGCTGGTCTCCTGCATGAACGCCCTGCGCGAGGAAGGCGCCACGCTGGACGAAGCCGTGATGTCCGGGGCGTTGCTGCGCCTGCGGCCGGTCCTCATGACCGCATTGGTTGCGTTACTGGGATTGGTCCCGCTCGCCTTCGCCCACGGCATCGGCTCGGAGGTGCAGCGTCCGCTGGCTATTGTCGTCATCGGCGGACTGGTCAGCTCCACCTTGCTGACGTTGATCGTTCTGCCGATTCTCTATCGATGGCTAGAGGATCGACCCCAACAGGATACGCCGCCGACCGGCGTCCTTCCCGTCATCAAATCCGCCCATGGAGGACACTAGCCTCGGCGGCATCGCCTGCGCTCATCGGAACATCCACAGGCCTTCACATACCTTGCGCAGGCTGCTAGCATCCCTACCATGAACATACTACCCACCCTACGGCAGGAATGGTTTCTCTTAGTGAGCGGCGGCACCTCGGCGGCCTTTCTTGTCTTCGGGCATCGGTGGCTGGCCGATCTCTCGCATCCGGCCTGGTTTACGCTCATGTTTGCGTGGCTCTTCACCGTCATCCTGCTGTCGGCCTTTGCCGTCGTCCGGCATGCCGAGAGCCTGGCCACGAAACTGGGAGAGCCGGGTGGGACGCTCATTCTGACGCTAGCCGTCACCGGGATTGAAGTCATGATGATCAGTGCCGTCATGCTGACGGGCAAAGGCAATCCGTCCCTCGCGCGGGATGCGATGTTTGCCGTCGTGATGATCGCGCTCAACGGCATGGTGGGCTTTTCACTCTTGCTGGGAGGGTTGCGGTATCACGAACAAACCTACAATCTGCAAGGAGCGAACGCCTTCCTCGCGGTGATTATCCCCCTGGCCGTACTGAGCCTGGTCCTGCCAAATTTTACTTTATCGTCGCCCGGGCCAACGTTGTCGGCGCGTCAATCGGTGTTTCTGATCATCATGTCGCTCGGCCTCTACGCCGTCTTCCTCGCCATGCAGATCTTCCGCCATCGCAACTACTTCATGGCGCCGATCTCGCCGGAGCCGGCTGAGGCCCCCTACTGGAAATGCTCGTCTGACGACCACGACCGCTCGGTTTCACAACTGCTGTTGTTGTTGATCATGTATCTGCTGCCGGTCATCATCCTCGCTGGTCAAATCGCGGTCCCCATCACCCACGCCATCCACGAATTACACGCTCCGTCGGCCTTGGGCGGAGTACTCGTGTCCGTGCTGGTCTTGTCCCCGGAGTCGATGAGCGCGGTGCGCGCCGCGATGGGCAATCAGCTGCAACGCTCGGTGAATCTTTTGCTGGGGTCGGTGCTGGCCAGCATCAGCCTGACGATTCCCGCCGTGTTGACCATCGGATTTGTCATGGACCAGACCATCATCCTCGGGCTCGATGCCGTCGGCATGACCCTGCTGCTCTTGACGCTGGGAATCAGCCTCCTGACCTTTGCCAGCGCCCGCACCAACGTCTTGCTCGGCGCGGTGCATCTGCTGCTCTTTCTTGCCTATGTCATGTTGATTTTCGAACGGTAACAAACGGGCTTGCGATCTGACCAGGGTGCCGCAACCCTGACGGAGGAGGACGAAGAAGATGGTGTCAATGGAGTGGATCTACCTCATCCTCGCGGGTCTGCTTGAAATGGGATGGGCGATCGGCCTGAAATACACGGAAGGCTTCTCGCGGCTATGGCCCAGCATCGGGACGATCACGGCCATGATCGCCAGCTTTTACTTCCTATCGCAGGCACTGCGGACGATTCCGATCGGCACAGGCTACGCCGTATGGACCGGGATCGGCGCGGTAGGAACCGCGCTGCTCGGTATGGTCATCTTGGGGGAATCAGTCGCGCCCTTCAGGCTCGTGTCGCTTACACTGATCGTGCTGGGCATGATGGGACTCAAGTTAAGCACATAATCGGCCCGTCAGATCAAACCGCCTTCACCACCGGCTCACTCACACTGGCACTACACGCCTGACAGCCCGCTTCCCATCCGAGCTAGGGCATTCTTCTATCCATCTGCGGGATTCGCCTAGTTCATCAACCCAGACCCACTTGTTACTCTACAGTGAGTATCGTCTGCCAGAATGCAGGCTGGCTCGCAACAGGGGAGCCATATACGGGTGTGGTCCGTCTCACAGCGGACAGCTTTGCCCGTCTCCGTGCGGTGGGCGCTCCCGTACAGGTTGACCGGAGTGAAGGGCTTCACCGCCAATGCTTCACTGGCCAGACAACAATCACCCGCATATCGGTCCGGCGAGGAGGGCTGTCCGGAAGAATATCTCCAGGCGATCAAGGCATTAATCACACCGTCGTGGCGTCACTCGTTCGGGGCCTAGAGCGGCACAGGCGTTGCTTCTTTAATACGACGATCCTGGGCTTCCACGATTGATTCCATCCCGAGTGCCCGCGTGGCCGCCCAAACGGACAGGGAGGAAGAACATGTCGGACTTTCATCAAAACGGCGTGGTGACCGTACTCCATCGGCTCGGCAAACCGAATCTCGATCAACTTGAGGCGGAACTCCAGCGGCACGCATCGACGAATCCGATTGCCCTGATCCTCCCGTCCCTCTATTCGGAGCTTCAGCGACCGGCGCTCAGAAAGATCGTCGAGACGCTGACCGAGGTGCGCTATGTGAATGAGATCGTCATCTCTCTGGATCGAGCTTCGGCGCGGGAGTTCCGCCTGGCCAAGGAATACTTTTCGATCCTCCCGCAGCGCGTCCGGGTGATCTGGAACGACGGGAATCGTATTCAGCACATCTTGAAGCGCCTGACCGACAATGCCATTGATGTCGGCTTGGCCGGCAAAGGGCGCGGCTGCTGGACCGCATTCGGATATATACTCGCCCGCCACCAAAGCAAAGTGCTCGCTCTGCACGATTGCGATATTGTGAGCTACGACCGGCAGTACCTCGCCCGGCTGTGCTATCCCATCGCCAATCCCAATCTCGGATATGAATTCGCCAAAGGCTACTACAGCCGGATTACCGACCGCCTTCATGGCCGCGTGACCAGGCTCTTCATGACTCCCCTTCTACGCAGCCTTCAACAGCTGGTCGGCACGCATCCCCTCCTGACCTTCCTAGATAGTTTCCGCTATCCGCTGGCCGGTGAATTCGCCATGGTCAGCGATCTCGCCTGGATCAATCGTATTCCGGGAGATTGGGGTCTCGAAGTGGGGGTCCTTGCCGAGGTATATCGCAACTGTGCGCTCCGCCGCGTCTGCCAGGTCGACATCGCCGACGCCTACGAACATAAACACCAGGAACTCTCAGCGGACAATCCCGGTGCCGGCCTGTTAAAGATGTCGACCGACATTACCAAAGCCCTCTTCAGAAACCTGGCCAGCGACGGGGTCATCCTCTCCGACAGCCTGCTGAAGACACTGCGAGCCACATACCTCCAAGCCGCGCACGATGCGATCAGCCGCTACGAAAACGACGCGATGATTAACTCGCTCCAGTTCGATCGCCACCAGGAACGCACTGCCGTAGAAGTGTTTCTCAAAGGCATGAAGCTCGCCACACAGAGTTTCATTGAAGATCCTCTGGGCGTCCCCATGATTTCCAATTGGAGCCGCGTCGTGGCCGCCGTCCCTGATGTCTTCGGGCTCTTGATCGATGCGGTCGAGAGTGACCATGAGTGGGAACCGGCCAGCGAGTTGGCCCCTACATAGCATGACTACCCACTCGCAAGAATCTCGCACCCTATTCACCTGATGCCCATGCCGAATTCGACCATCACCCCCTTGGCAGCCTGGACTGAACGCTCCAGTCTGCGCAGAGAGGGACTCAATCTCCAATCTCTGGGCCGGACGTTTGAGCCTTGGAAAGCGGATCGCGTGACACGATAGCCCTAACGCATCAGAAATAAAGGAGAGCATCATGGCATCACCATGGATTAAGGCATTACTCGAACCCGTATCCATCCTCGTCCGGCAAACACTGGCCATCGTTCCCACCGGACAATCCAGTTGCTGAGCGCCGCCATGACAGCGCTGGCGTTCAGATTGAGAAGCACAGACCTCGCACAGTCATGGCTTGACGGCTCCGTTACACGGACCGAGTCATGATAATGTTCACCACCATTGAGGCCCCCATGCATCCTCCCTACCTTGTCTTTACCGACCTGGATGGCTGCCTTCTCGACAGCCAAACCTATTCGTTCGAGGCGGCTCGACCGGCTCTCGAACGGCTCCAGGAAAACCAGATTCCCGTCGTCCTGGTCTCCAGCAAAACGCGGGCGGAAATCGAACCGCTTCGGCAGCAACTCAATCACCAGGGCCCCTTCATCGTTGAAAACGGCGGGGCCGTATTCGTGCCGCTCGGCACGTTCGGATTCTCGATCACGCAGGCGCGACGCCGGGAAACCTACCACGTCATCGAGTTCGGAACGCCCTACGCCATGCTGCGCGACGTCCTCAAGCAAATCGAGGACGCCGTCGGAACGCCGCTCCTAGGATTCGGGGATCTTTCCAGCGAGGAGATTATGGAGCTGACCGGGTTATCCCGGGAGGCCGCGATCCTGGCCAAGCTTCGCGAATATGACGAGCCCTACCTGGTGCAAGGTCCCGCCACGATTGCCGCAGAGGTGTGCCGTCAGATCGTCATGCGCGGATTACAATGGACGAAGGGCGGGCGTTTTTTTCATCTGACCGGAATGAACAACAAAGGTCAGGCCGCCTTGAAACTCCTCCAATATTACAAACGCCAATGGAATTTGGATGGGCCGTTCGGCAAGGTTGAAACGGTAGGGATCGGGGACAGCCTGAACGACCTCCCGCTCCTGCTTGCGGTGGATCATCCGGTGCTGGTGCAGAAATCGGACGGGACATACGATCGGGACATCGATGTTCCGCAGCTGATTCATGCCCCGGGCATCGGACCGATCGGATGGAATCACGCCATTCTGCATCTGCTGCAGCTGGTCGCCTAGCGGAGGCGAAGGCCCCCTCTGAATCAGCGGGCCTACGTCAAGCGGGTTTCTTCGACGCAAACACCGCGGCATCACAGGAAAGGTATTTGATCTGCTTGATCGGAACCAAGATCATTTCCCGCGGCGACTCCAAATAAATAAACTCCTGGTCTTCCGACAATCGATGACTGACTGCATCTTTGATCAGCAATTCCTGATTGTCCACAAACATGACTTTCACCCAATACTGCACGATCAACTCCTTCCTAGAAAAAGCCGGACGACCCGGCCGCCACCCGCTCCATTGAAAGCCAGCGGATTATACTGATCCGTTCAAGACGGTGGCAACTTGCCAGCCATAGCCGCTCATGGGTAGAGTACCGGTCTATACATAAGCTCCCCTGTCTTCGAGAAAGGTCTGATGGCCAACTCATTTCGAATCGGCGGATTGACGGCGCTCTTGCTCGCCGGCCTCACGAT
This window of the Nitrospira lenta genome carries:
- a CDS encoding TolC family protein — protein: MTIRAVLSLIGLGAALYAAAIPASLGFALEPAPAAYSLDSILDLALARNPAVSSAEGTIDQQRGHQTAAGAYPNPTVTGYMGYGEVRDTGRANIRESLDREKLTEYNVTIGQPLEWPAMRKARQGVADAGLATANAGMSETRLHLTTQVKVAFYDLLLAQRDAALAQQNLDTVESVTRIVKARVKSGEAPQFESIKAEVEVLKAKQQLARADNAVRINRAVVDTMTGGALGPTYVIQGDFMGLSKEVHLDGLIVRMGTQHPSIQRLLKSVEQSDWKIEFERQSRVPSVTVNGSYWREIGREAVQGGLSIPMPLWYRREGEIAASLGAKRHHEAELLRTRNELARAIFQHYQDARTTAELIDVFDKGLLKQAQEALRLAQFSFQQGASSLLDVFDAQRVQRQIQMDYAHARYELSVSLAHLERAVGGTL
- a CDS encoding efflux RND transporter periplasmic adaptor subunit, translating into MRQQTQPMTQDAKSRGSRHLAAAMLLGLVAIIAGCDRAPGEAVAVKTPAPTSTPGLITLSAEESARIGLVVQPTSRTDFRTHRDFPAILQPNEHAVADITTLVRGRVVDVYADLGQQVEANALLAILYSSDLGLAQSAYLKSQAKLHVAEQAYARAKFLLQEQVIGEAEAQRRHAELLSMQAESHEARDHLKLLGMSDGEFRRLNKSRDIRSHIPIVAPFAGRIIGRNLTRGEVVETTEKLFVVADLSEVWVRANIPEKDIPFVHAIHASGGRQAEVRVNAYPKETFKATITYVGDVLDPATRTMQLRLELPNPEGRLKPEMFATIRLFSESQPDRLAVPEAALQRDQNRTFVFVQRAATEYEIREVQVGESNGAQITILGGLTEGEPVVTQGAFILKSEFLKKQV
- a CDS encoding efflux RND transporter permease subunit; its protein translation is MVTRLLDISLRQRMLVVIFALMLGIGGLYSFRTIPIDAFPDVTSVLVQVVTKAPGLSPAEVERLVTYPIELQLTGVPALVEMRSLTKVGLSLVTIVFDDSMDTNLARQLVLERLIEVKEQLPPGTEPMLVPNSTGLGEVFQYYLDDARGPIQDQALAHQSLIDQRTIQDWIIRPQLKSTPEVIDVNSMGGFVKQYQVLVEPAMLRKYDLTLREVFDAVASNNANAGGNILEKHDEKYIVRGIGLIRSLEDVQRIVIKEAGGTPVFVGDVAQVLIDHAVRHGATVLNGEREVVTGIVLMLRGGNARDVVENIKARIDDIHRLHLLPDGLRIVPFYDRIELITSALNTVYKSLAEGVVLVVVVLVLFLGNLRSALIVVATLVLSPLATFIVMGQVGLTANLMSLGGLAIAIGMIVDGSVVVVENVYRHLSEPSSAATPRLELITRSVKEVGQPVVFGILIIILVFLPLLSLQGMEGKMFKPLAYTIMIALLTSLVLSLTLSPVLCSLMLKRGSEEDPWIVRLTKRLYAPSLRWALGHTRIVLTIAVGSLIGSLALFPLLGSEFIPILNEGSVAPQTIRLPSVSLPASIEIEKRMQQAMMEFPEVEMVVSKIGRTELGNDPQEPNESDPVVRLRPLDQWTTARTMPELMQKFRERLTRIPGATFLISQPIQQRVDELISGVRTEATVKLFGEDLEVLHSKAEEIAAQLNTVRGVRDIKIEQLFGQPYLTIDIDRGKIARHAINVSDVRDIISTAIGGEVATRVYEGQQRFELLVRFPEQYRNSAETISNILVTGRDGALVPLADLGSVRLEEGPGRISREKLQRYVSIGFNTMGRDIGSLVAEAQQKIATQVVLPAGYTVAWGGSFENMERAMGKLRLIVPITIGLIFLLLYSTFDSLRQAALIILNLPFAMIGGVVALWLTGEYLSVPASIGFINLFGVAVLNGIVLVSCMNALREEGATLDEAVMSGALLRLRPVLMTALVALLGLVPLAFAHGIGSEVQRPLAIVVIGGLVSSTLLTLIVLPILYRWLEDRPQQDTPPTGVLPVIKSAHGGH
- a CDS encoding calcium:proton antiporter produces the protein MNILPTLRQEWFLLVSGGTSAAFLVFGHRWLADLSHPAWFTLMFAWLFTVILLSAFAVVRHAESLATKLGEPGGTLILTLAVTGIEVMMISAVMLTGKGNPSLARDAMFAVVMIALNGMVGFSLLLGGLRYHEQTYNLQGANAFLAVIIPLAVLSLVLPNFTLSSPGPTLSARQSVFLIIMSLGLYAVFLAMQIFRHRNYFMAPISPEPAEAPYWKCSSDDHDRSVSQLLLLLIMYLLPVIILAGQIAVPITHAIHELHAPSALGGVLVSVLVLSPESMSAVRAAMGNQLQRSVNLLLGSVLASISLTIPAVLTIGFVMDQTIILGLDAVGMTLLLLTLGISLLTFASARTNVLLGAVHLLLFLAYVMLIFER
- the sugE gene encoding quaternary ammonium compound efflux SMR transporter SugE, which produces MEWIYLILAGLLEMGWAIGLKYTEGFSRLWPSIGTITAMIASFYFLSQALRTIPIGTGYAVWTGIGAVGTALLGMVILGESVAPFRLVSLTLIVLGMMGLKLST
- a CDS encoding glycosyl transferase; translated protein: MSDFHQNGVVTVLHRLGKPNLDQLEAELQRHASTNPIALILPSLYSELQRPALRKIVETLTEVRYVNEIVISLDRASAREFRLAKEYFSILPQRVRVIWNDGNRIQHILKRLTDNAIDVGLAGKGRGCWTAFGYILARHQSKVLALHDCDIVSYDRQYLARLCYPIANPNLGYEFAKGYYSRITDRLHGRVTRLFMTPLLRSLQQLVGTHPLLTFLDSFRYPLAGEFAMVSDLAWINRIPGDWGLEVGVLAEVYRNCALRRVCQVDIADAYEHKHQELSADNPGAGLLKMSTDITKALFRNLASDGVILSDSLLKTLRATYLQAAHDAISRYENDAMINSLQFDRHQERTAVEVFLKGMKLATQSFIEDPLGVPMISNWSRVVAAVPDVFGLLIDAVESDHEWEPASELAPT
- a CDS encoding HAD-IIB family hydrolase, producing the protein MIMFTTIEAPMHPPYLVFTDLDGCLLDSQTYSFEAARPALERLQENQIPVVLVSSKTRAEIEPLRQQLNHQGPFIVENGGAVFVPLGTFGFSITQARRRETYHVIEFGTPYAMLRDVLKQIEDAVGTPLLGFGDLSSEEIMELTGLSREAAILAKLREYDEPYLVQGPATIAAEVCRQIVMRGLQWTKGGRFFHLTGMNNKGQAALKLLQYYKRQWNLDGPFGKVETVGIGDSLNDLPLLLAVDHPVLVQKSDGTYDRDIDVPQLIHAPGIGPIGWNHAILHLLQLVA